From one Sesamum indicum cultivar Zhongzhi No. 13 linkage group LG13, S_indicum_v1.0, whole genome shotgun sequence genomic stretch:
- the LOC105176452 gene encoding 4-hydroxyphenylacetaldehyde oxime monooxygenase-like isoform X1 yields MSSAIMHFLFLLLLLLFILFLLALLRRKKKSIVRCELPPSPPKLPIIGNLHQLGKLPHQNLWELSQEYGPAMLLQLGSVPALVVSSADFAKQVLKDHDISFCSRPRSPGPKRIFYGFLDVAFTPYGDHWRKTRKIFVHHLLGPRRAESFSSARAVEIRHLINYLSAASPNPVNLDDKIFDLADGVLGAVAFGKSYRGKQFEGQVLREVIVEAMHMIDSFSAEDFFPNFFGWTIDLLTGHKARLDKCFHKLDGYLEMVLNEHLDRENTRKGDDDDDLVDVLLGLSNEETGLPLSKEHIKAIFMNAFLGGVDTSAIVIIWAMSELIRNPQTMQKAQAEIRTKLGAKPTLEPDDLGKLTFLKMIVKETLRLHPPVPLLLPRETRRTCQIRAENNNIYNISPRTRVLVNAWAIGRDPNKWNNPSEFSPERFKGNEVDFRGQHFEFVPFGGGRRICPGISNSIATIELTLANLLYWFDWEVAEGMKVEEIGSLEEEGGVTTHKRTKLTLVPINYAWP; encoded by the exons ATGTCTTCTGCAAttatgcattttcttttcctgttaCTGCTTCTTCTTTTCATCCTCTTTCTTCTCGCCCTTctgaggaggaagaagaaatcaATCGTTAGATGCGAACTCCCACCAAGTCCTCCAAAGCTTCCTATAATCGGCAATCTGCACCAACTAGGGAAGTTGCCTCACCAAAACCTCTGGGAACTCTCCCAAGAATATGGCCCTGCTATGCTGCTACAGCTAGGTAGTGTCCCCGCCTTGGTCGTCTCATCTGCTGATTTTGCAAAACAAGTCCTGAAAGATCATGACATTAGCTTCTGCAGCCGACCAAGATCACCCGGGCCAAAACGGATTTTCTAtggtttcttggatgtggCTTTCACTCCATACGGCGACCACTGGCGCAAAACGCGCAAAATATTCGTTCACCATCTTTTGGGTCCGAGGAGGGCTGAGTCCTTCTCGAGTGCGAGGGCAGTAGAAATCCGTCACTTAATCAATTATCTTTCTGCAGCCTCACCGAATCCAGTGAATCTTGATGACAAGATTTTTGATTTGGCTGATGGAGTTCTTGGTGCTGTTGCATTTGGTAAGAGCTATAGAGGGAAACAATTCGAGGGACAAGTGCTGAGAGAAGTTATAGTCGAAGCTATGCATATGATAGACAGCTTCTCAGCAGAGGACTTCTTTCCAAATTTCTTCGGTTGGACAATAGACCTTTTAACTGGGCACAAAGCAAGGCTGGATAAGTGCTTTCACAAACTTGATGGCTACTTAGAAATGGTGCTCAATGAGCATCTCGATCGAGAAAATACACGTAaaggtgatgatgatgacgacCTAGTTGATGTCTTGCTTGGTTTGTCAAATGAAGAAACTGGCCTTCCCCTAAGCAAGGAGCACATCAAGGCTATTTTCATG AACGCATTTCTAGGTGGAGTTGACACAAGTGCAATAGTCATAATCTGGGCAATGTCTGAGCTCATTAGGAACCCTCAAACAATGCAAAAAGCTCAAGCAGAAATCAGAACAAAACTCGGAGCAAAGCCAACACTTGAGCCTGATGATCTTGGTAAGCTcacattcttgaaaatgataGTTAAAGAAACCCTACGGCTGCACCCGCCGGTACCCCTCTTACTCCCCCGTGAAACCCGGCGTACGTGTCAGATACGTGCTGAAAACAAcaacatttacaatatttccCCTCGGACGAGGGTTTTGGTCAATGCTTGGGCAATAGGGAGAGACCCCAACAAATGGAATAACCCTAGTGAGTTTTCGCCCGAACGGTTCAAGGGGAACGAGGTTGATTTTCGGGGGCAACATTTCGAGTTTGTGCCGTTTGGAGGAGGGAGGAGAATATGCCCTGGCATAAGCAACTCCATTGCAACAATTGAGTTAACATTGGCCAACCTTTTGTACTGGTTTGATTGGGAAGTGGCAGAGGGTATGAAAGTGGAGGAGATTGGTAGCTTGGAAGAAGAGGGAGGAGTCACTACgcataaaagaacaaaactcACTCTTGTGCCTATCAACTATGCTTGGCCGTGA
- the LOC105176452 gene encoding 4-hydroxyphenylacetaldehyde oxime monooxygenase-like isoform X2, with translation MRTPTKSSKASYNRQSAPTREVASPKPLGTLPRIWPCYAATASFCSRPRSPGPKRIFYGFLDVAFTPYGDHWRKTRKIFVHHLLGPRRAESFSSARAVEIRHLINYLSAASPNPVNLDDKIFDLADGVLGAVAFGKSYRGKQFEGQVLREVIVEAMHMIDSFSAEDFFPNFFGWTIDLLTGHKARLDKCFHKLDGYLEMVLNEHLDRENTRKGDDDDDLVDVLLGLSNEETGLPLSKEHIKAIFMNAFLGGVDTSAIVIIWAMSELIRNPQTMQKAQAEIRTKLGAKPTLEPDDLGKLTFLKMIVKETLRLHPPVPLLLPRETRRTCQIRAENNNIYNISPRTRVLVNAWAIGRDPNKWNNPSEFSPERFKGNEVDFRGQHFEFVPFGGGRRICPGISNSIATIELTLANLLYWFDWEVAEGMKVEEIGSLEEEGGVTTHKRTKLTLVPINYAWP, from the exons ATGCGAACTCCCACCAAGTCCTCCAAAGCTTCCTATAATCGGCAATCTGCACCAACTAGGGAAGTTGCCTCACCAAAACCTCTGGGAACTCTCCCAAGAATATGGCCCTGCTATGCTGCTACAGCTAG CTTCTGCAGCCGACCAAGATCACCCGGGCCAAAACGGATTTTCTAtggtttcttggatgtggCTTTCACTCCATACGGCGACCACTGGCGCAAAACGCGCAAAATATTCGTTCACCATCTTTTGGGTCCGAGGAGGGCTGAGTCCTTCTCGAGTGCGAGGGCAGTAGAAATCCGTCACTTAATCAATTATCTTTCTGCAGCCTCACCGAATCCAGTGAATCTTGATGACAAGATTTTTGATTTGGCTGATGGAGTTCTTGGTGCTGTTGCATTTGGTAAGAGCTATAGAGGGAAACAATTCGAGGGACAAGTGCTGAGAGAAGTTATAGTCGAAGCTATGCATATGATAGACAGCTTCTCAGCAGAGGACTTCTTTCCAAATTTCTTCGGTTGGACAATAGACCTTTTAACTGGGCACAAAGCAAGGCTGGATAAGTGCTTTCACAAACTTGATGGCTACTTAGAAATGGTGCTCAATGAGCATCTCGATCGAGAAAATACACGTAaaggtgatgatgatgacgacCTAGTTGATGTCTTGCTTGGTTTGTCAAATGAAGAAACTGGCCTTCCCCTAAGCAAGGAGCACATCAAGGCTATTTTCATG AACGCATTTCTAGGTGGAGTTGACACAAGTGCAATAGTCATAATCTGGGCAATGTCTGAGCTCATTAGGAACCCTCAAACAATGCAAAAAGCTCAAGCAGAAATCAGAACAAAACTCGGAGCAAAGCCAACACTTGAGCCTGATGATCTTGGTAAGCTcacattcttgaaaatgataGTTAAAGAAACCCTACGGCTGCACCCGCCGGTACCCCTCTTACTCCCCCGTGAAACCCGGCGTACGTGTCAGATACGTGCTGAAAACAAcaacatttacaatatttccCCTCGGACGAGGGTTTTGGTCAATGCTTGGGCAATAGGGAGAGACCCCAACAAATGGAATAACCCTAGTGAGTTTTCGCCCGAACGGTTCAAGGGGAACGAGGTTGATTTTCGGGGGCAACATTTCGAGTTTGTGCCGTTTGGAGGAGGGAGGAGAATATGCCCTGGCATAAGCAACTCCATTGCAACAATTGAGTTAACATTGGCCAACCTTTTGTACTGGTTTGATTGGGAAGTGGCAGAGGGTATGAAAGTGGAGGAGATTGGTAGCTTGGAAGAAGAGGGAGGAGTCACTACgcataaaagaacaaaactcACTCTTGTGCCTATCAACTATGCTTGGCCGTGA
- the LOC105176452 gene encoding 4-hydroxyphenylacetaldehyde oxime monooxygenase-like isoform X3 — MRTPTKSSKASYNRQSAPTREVASPKPLGTLPRIWPCYAATASRPRSPGPKRIFYGFLDVAFTPYGDHWRKTRKIFVHHLLGPRRAESFSSARAVEIRHLINYLSAASPNPVNLDDKIFDLADGVLGAVAFGKSYRGKQFEGQVLREVIVEAMHMIDSFSAEDFFPNFFGWTIDLLTGHKARLDKCFHKLDGYLEMVLNEHLDRENTRKGDDDDDLVDVLLGLSNEETGLPLSKEHIKAIFMNAFLGGVDTSAIVIIWAMSELIRNPQTMQKAQAEIRTKLGAKPTLEPDDLGKLTFLKMIVKETLRLHPPVPLLLPRETRRTCQIRAENNNIYNISPRTRVLVNAWAIGRDPNKWNNPSEFSPERFKGNEVDFRGQHFEFVPFGGGRRICPGISNSIATIELTLANLLYWFDWEVAEGMKVEEIGSLEEEGGVTTHKRTKLTLVPINYAWP; from the exons ATGCGAACTCCCACCAAGTCCTCCAAAGCTTCCTATAATCGGCAATCTGCACCAACTAGGGAAGTTGCCTCACCAAAACCTCTGGGAACTCTCCCAAGAATATGGCCCTGCTATGCTGCTACAGCTAG CCGACCAAGATCACCCGGGCCAAAACGGATTTTCTAtggtttcttggatgtggCTTTCACTCCATACGGCGACCACTGGCGCAAAACGCGCAAAATATTCGTTCACCATCTTTTGGGTCCGAGGAGGGCTGAGTCCTTCTCGAGTGCGAGGGCAGTAGAAATCCGTCACTTAATCAATTATCTTTCTGCAGCCTCACCGAATCCAGTGAATCTTGATGACAAGATTTTTGATTTGGCTGATGGAGTTCTTGGTGCTGTTGCATTTGGTAAGAGCTATAGAGGGAAACAATTCGAGGGACAAGTGCTGAGAGAAGTTATAGTCGAAGCTATGCATATGATAGACAGCTTCTCAGCAGAGGACTTCTTTCCAAATTTCTTCGGTTGGACAATAGACCTTTTAACTGGGCACAAAGCAAGGCTGGATAAGTGCTTTCACAAACTTGATGGCTACTTAGAAATGGTGCTCAATGAGCATCTCGATCGAGAAAATACACGTAaaggtgatgatgatgacgacCTAGTTGATGTCTTGCTTGGTTTGTCAAATGAAGAAACTGGCCTTCCCCTAAGCAAGGAGCACATCAAGGCTATTTTCATG AACGCATTTCTAGGTGGAGTTGACACAAGTGCAATAGTCATAATCTGGGCAATGTCTGAGCTCATTAGGAACCCTCAAACAATGCAAAAAGCTCAAGCAGAAATCAGAACAAAACTCGGAGCAAAGCCAACACTTGAGCCTGATGATCTTGGTAAGCTcacattcttgaaaatgataGTTAAAGAAACCCTACGGCTGCACCCGCCGGTACCCCTCTTACTCCCCCGTGAAACCCGGCGTACGTGTCAGATACGTGCTGAAAACAAcaacatttacaatatttccCCTCGGACGAGGGTTTTGGTCAATGCTTGGGCAATAGGGAGAGACCCCAACAAATGGAATAACCCTAGTGAGTTTTCGCCCGAACGGTTCAAGGGGAACGAGGTTGATTTTCGGGGGCAACATTTCGAGTTTGTGCCGTTTGGAGGAGGGAGGAGAATATGCCCTGGCATAAGCAACTCCATTGCAACAATTGAGTTAACATTGGCCAACCTTTTGTACTGGTTTGATTGGGAAGTGGCAGAGGGTATGAAAGTGGAGGAGATTGGTAGCTTGGAAGAAGAGGGAGGAGTCACTACgcataaaagaacaaaactcACTCTTGTGCCTATCAACTATGCTTGGCCGTGA